The following proteins are co-located in the Aggregatibacter aphrophilus ATCC 33389 genome:
- a CDS encoding TrmH family RNA methyltransferase — protein MNQNSTKPTFKSAQKSFSERSVGDDRQKRDKNRPHFNREEQAARQPFKQDKRRADKTKDKREYAEKTPRVYESTLKKAGDTEGRVKVMVKSSQFDEKIKEKKTGPLSPRAPEKIKKNRTEEIKVYGENACLALFEKRPGSIVRLWATVQMAHKIGDICSYLAANKKVYHIVDSEELTKVSGTEHHGGICMLVKKSHPFTLQGYLDVPHSEDCLVLLDGVNNAQNIGGILRTCAFFGVKHIITETPESLNSPITLRVAEGGAEYIRVLETADTRHALAALRAADYQIVHIATGKNGTSLDKVRLKNKTVFVLSEGSTEDLINKEDEQVRLSFANPLKSNLNVAVNAGVLLAKWHFK, from the coding sequence ATGAATCAAAATTCAACAAAACCCACTTTCAAATCAGCCCAAAAGTCTTTTTCTGAACGTAGTGTCGGTGACGACCGCCAAAAACGCGACAAAAATCGACCGCACTTTAATCGAGAAGAACAAGCTGCGCGCCAACCATTCAAGCAAGACAAACGTCGTGCCGACAAAACTAAGGATAAACGTGAATACGCTGAAAAAACACCGCGTGTTTATGAAAGTACGCTGAAAAAAGCCGGTGATACCGAGGGCCGCGTAAAAGTCATGGTGAAAAGTAGCCAATTTGACGAAAAAATCAAAGAGAAAAAAACCGGTCCACTATCACCAAGAGCGCCTGAAAAAATCAAGAAAAATCGGACCGAAGAAATAAAAGTGTATGGCGAGAATGCTTGTTTAGCCTTATTTGAAAAACGCCCCGGCAGTATTGTGCGCCTATGGGCGACAGTGCAAATGGCGCATAAAATCGGCGACATTTGTAGCTATTTAGCTGCGAATAAAAAGGTGTATCACATCGTTGATAGTGAAGAGCTTACCAAGGTCAGCGGCACCGAACATCACGGCGGCATTTGTATGTTGGTGAAAAAATCCCATCCGTTTACGTTGCAAGGCTATTTGGATGTGCCACATTCGGAGGACTGTTTGGTGCTGCTGGACGGTGTCAACAATGCACAAAATATCGGTGGCATTTTACGCACTTGCGCATTTTTCGGCGTGAAGCACATCATCACGGAAACCCCTGAAAGTCTTAACTCGCCAATTACATTACGCGTCGCGGAAGGCGGTGCGGAATATATCCGCGTGTTGGAAACTGCAGATACGCGTCATGCCTTAGCCGCATTACGCGCGGCCGATTATCAAATCGTGCATATTGCTACCGGTAAAAACGGCACATCATTGGATAAAGTGCGGTTAAAAAATAAAACGGTTTTTGTGCTAAGCGAAGGTTCAACGGAAGACTTGATAAATAAAGAAGATGAGCAAGTGCGCCTATCCTTTGCCAATCCATTGAAAAGCAACTTAAATGTAGCGGTAAATGCAGGAGTTTTGCTGGCGAAGTGGCATTTTAAATAA
- a CDS encoding YfhL family 4Fe-4S dicluster ferredoxin, producing MALLITDKCTNCDMCLPECPNEAISIGEAIYVIDPALCTECVGHYDTPTCQKVCPISKCIITDPAHIETEEELWERFVLIHHADKL from the coding sequence ATGGCTCTACTCATTACTGACAAATGCACTAACTGCGATATGTGCTTGCCGGAATGCCCGAATGAAGCAATTTCAATCGGGGAGGCGATCTATGTCATCGATCCGGCGCTCTGCACCGAATGTGTCGGCCATTATGACACTCCAACCTGTCAAAAGGTTTGTCCTATCAGCAAATGTATCATCACTGATCCGGCGCATATCGAAACCGAAGAGGAACTTTGGGAGCGCTTTGTGTTGATTCATCACGCGGATAAGTTGTAA
- a CDS encoding ribonuclease T2 family protein gives MNEKRMLLLSFFVVAFLMFLLAGWYYFSQQKQAVGVVVDRDYDYIMKNDPIGQNKNAQTDYYTLVLSWSPAFCDRQRKQYGNELPNSLQYQCGLTQQFGWIIHGLWSQNKQARRVNEHPRFCQGDLSKLPQELIERYLPEMPSASLLQGEWEKHGACIFDNAKDYFEKIKNLYRTLKLPNYELSRNELFKWMKSNNPQLKNAYLGAARNELFICYDLDWQVMDCPSSRTGY, from the coding sequence ATGAACGAAAAACGTATGTTGCTACTGTCTTTTTTTGTGGTGGCTTTTTTAATGTTTTTACTCGCCGGCTGGTATTATTTTTCCCAGCAGAAACAAGCGGTTGGTGTCGTTGTCGATCGGGATTACGACTACATTATGAAAAACGACCCCATCGGCCAAAATAAAAACGCGCAAACCGACTATTACACACTGGTACTTTCTTGGTCGCCGGCGTTTTGCGATCGTCAACGTAAACAATATGGCAACGAGTTGCCGAATTCACTGCAATACCAATGCGGTTTAACACAACAATTCGGTTGGATCATACACGGTTTATGGTCACAAAACAAACAAGCCAGACGTGTCAACGAGCATCCGCGTTTTTGCCAAGGCGATTTATCAAAATTACCGCAAGAACTCATCGAACGTTATTTGCCGGAAATGCCAAGCGCCAGTTTGTTACAAGGCGAATGGGAAAAACACGGCGCCTGTATCTTTGATAATGCCAAAGATTACTTTGAAAAAATCAAAAATTTATACCGCACTTTGAAGCTACCGAACTATGAATTAAGTCGTAACGAGCTGTTTAAATGGATGAAAAGCAATAACCCACAGCTCAAAAATGCGTATCTTGGCGCGGCGCGTAATGAATTGTTTATTTGTTACGATTTGGATTGGCAGGTGATGGATTGTCCGAGCAGTCGAACAGGATATTAG